The Magnetococcales bacterium genome includes a region encoding these proteins:
- a CDS encoding response regulator, with protein MEWSKSKSKSKSDGPLILLIEDEQDVVSAMAFKLNLEGYQTRFAMNGEDGLKEALREPIPNLVLLDVMLPGISGLDVCLQLRQDPRTEMTPVIMVTAKGAEIDRVLGLEVGADDYLVKPFSVRELMLRIQVALKRSTPREAPKEAPLKIEFGKLTVEMDSHRVFVDQTEIQLTATEFKLLTLFVESPRRVYSRDFLLDVVWGLRSIVQTRTVDSHIAQLRRKLGVAADCIETIRGVGYRFNPSVEKTNI; from the coding sequence ATGGAATGGTCGAAATCGAAGTCCAAAAGCAAATCCGACGGCCCCCTCATTTTATTGATCGAAGACGAGCAGGATGTGGTCTCCGCCATGGCCTTCAAGCTCAATCTGGAAGGGTATCAGACCCGTTTTGCCATGAACGGTGAGGATGGTCTGAAGGAAGCGCTTCGAGAACCAATCCCCAACCTGGTGTTGCTGGATGTGATGTTGCCGGGGATATCGGGGCTGGATGTCTGTCTACAGCTGCGTCAGGATCCCCGAACGGAAATGACCCCAGTGATCATGGTGACCGCCAAGGGAGCCGAAATCGACCGGGTTTTGGGGCTTGAAGTGGGGGCGGACGACTATCTGGTCAAGCCCTTCAGCGTCCGGGAGTTGATGTTGCGTATCCAGGTCGCTTTGAAGCGCTCCACTCCCAGGGAAGCACCCAAGGAAGCCCCTTTAAAAATTGAATTTGGCAAGCTCACAGTGGAGATGGATTCCCATAGGGTGTTTGTCGACCAAACTGAAATTCAGCTGACCGCCACAGAGTTCAAGCTCCTCACCCTCTTCGTTGAATCCCCCCGGCGGGTCTATTCCCGGGATTTTTTATTGGATGTGGTCTGGGGATTACGTTCCATTGTGCAGACCCGCACAGTGGACTCTCACATCGCCCAGCTCAGACGCAAATTAGGCGTGGCTGCCGACTGCATCGAAACCATCCGAGGCGTCGGTTACCGATTTAACCCATCCGTCGAAAAAACCAATATCTGA